The following is a genomic window from Polaribacter atrinae.
ATTAATTCTACTGCGACAACAGGGTCTGACTTGTCTACGTGAAAAACAACATCTAAACCATTGTCTAGTTCAATTTTTTGGTAGTTAATACTTAATTCGGGTGTTTTCTCTTTAGGAGTTTCTTTACAACTTAAAAAGGTTGTTGTAACTAAAAAAGCAAGTAATATTTTTTTCATTTGGGTTGATTTTTTAAAGATTGGAAAATACTAAAATTAATTGATGAGAAAACTTTAGAATTGTTAAATTAAATAAGTTTCTAAAAGAAATAGATTAAGATGCTATATGGCACTTTGTGTACTTTTTTCCCTGCCAAGTCTTTATATCTTCCATTTTTTTATCAATTTTAGCAACCATTTCAAAGTTTTTTAATCCGTTCCATTTTGGTGCTATTAATAAATCTACAGGAGCTTGACTGATAAAGCGTTCTATCACAATATCTGGTCTTAATAATGCAACGAATTCGGTTATAAATCGAATATAGCTCTCTTGAGTAAAAAGCTGAAAATCTTCTGGGTTTCGTTTGTATTGAGAGGCCATAATCGATTTTTTTACAATTTGTAAATGGTGTAATTTTAAGGTGTTAATAGGTAGTTTAGAAATTTCAATAGCGTGGTTTAATAAGTCTTCTTTAGTTTCTCCAGGTAACCCCATAATTAAATGGGCGCCTAAATGAAAACCTCTGTTTTTACATTTGTTAAAAGTAGCAATAGTGTCATTATAAGTATGACATCTGTTTACTTTTTTTAATGTTTTATTTAAAGTGCTTTCCACACCAAACTCTAAAGAAATAAAATGCTTTTTTGATAGAAAAGATAGGTAATCGATAACTTCATCAGAAATACAATCTGGTCTTGTGCCAATAACCAAACCAATTACATTTGGCACGCTTAAAGCCTCGTCATACATTTTTTTTAATGATTCAAAATCTGAATAGGTATTTGTGTATGCTTGAAAATACGCTAAGTATTGTTGTGTTTTGTATTTGGTAGCAAATCTAGAAATACCTTCTTCTAACTGTTGTTTTATGCCTTTTGTTGGTTGGCAATAATCTGGATTAAATGTATTGTTGTTGCAATAGGTACAACCTCCGTAGCCTTTAGAGCCGTCTCTGTTTGGGCAAGAAAACCCAATGTCTAAAGATATTTTTTGAACTCTTTCGCCGAAAGTTAATTTAATAAATGATGAATAATCTAAATAGCGTTTTCCTGAAAATTTCATAAAAAATATCTTTAAGA
Proteins encoded in this region:
- a CDS encoding TIGR01212 family radical SAM protein (This family includes YhcC from E. coli K-12, an uncharacterized radical SAM protein.), encoding MKFSGKRYLDYSSFIKLTFGERVQKISLDIGFSCPNRDGSKGYGGCTYCNNNTFNPDYCQPTKGIKQQLEEGISRFATKYKTQQYLAYFQAYTNTYSDFESLKKMYDEALSVPNVIGLVIGTRPDCISDEVIDYLSFLSKKHFISLEFGVESTLNKTLKKVNRCHTYNDTIATFNKCKNRGFHLGAHLIMGLPGETKEDLLNHAIEISKLPINTLKLHHLQIVKKSIMASQYKRNPEDFQLFTQESYIRFITEFVALLRPDIVIERFISQAPVDLLIAPKWNGLKNFEMVAKIDKKMEDIKTWQGKKYTKCHIAS